From Aliarcobacter butzleri, the proteins below share one genomic window:
- a CDS encoding 3'-5' exonuclease has protein sequence MIILDFETNTNNIGDVLEIAAVKIDKNFNILDKFHRYYLSRFPLNFYSYEVHRLTPELILDYRKDKNYSSYFSEDEDFEKFCYESETLIAHNISFELRHINNRVKFKNCICTMSENKNIVNVFGKNGRIKNPKLDETCNYYGIEFDASKYHSATYDVTKTYEILKRMNIKL, from the coding sequence ATGATTATTTTAGATTTTGAAACAAATACAAACAATATTGGTGATGTTTTAGAAATAGCAGCGGTGAAAATTGATAAAAATTTTAATATTTTAGATAAATTTCATCGATATTATTTATCACGATTTCCTTTAAATTTTTATTCTTACGAAGTACATAGATTAACTCCTGAATTAATACTTGATTATAGAAAAGATAAAAATTATAGTTCATATTTTAGTGAAGATGAAGATTTTGAAAAGTTTTGTTATGAAAGTGAAACTTTAATTGCTCATAATATAAGCTTTGAATTACGACATATAAATAATAGAGTGAAATTTAAAAATTGCATTTGTACAATGAGCGAAAATAAAAACATTGTAAATGTTTTTGGGAAAAATGGACGAATAAAAAATCCAAAACTCGATGAAACTTGCAATTATTATGGAATTGAATTTGATGCTTCAAAATATCATAGTGCAACTTATGATGTGACAAAAACTTATGAAATTTTAAAAAGAATGAATATAAAACTATAA
- a CDS encoding flagellin N-terminal helical domain-containing protein, which produces MKINDSISLNQDLYINASRTLANPSSYGTEEKNSAYSININPQLSTRAVNTYENEIKNTNQAMAANQTTTNAMEKQSEILNNIKEKLQKSTELTNSEDKQNLLKDIQIKLKDLDDIAKNTTFNSQNLLQNSQTDSSASQATSYQVGLGKGQVVEIPSLQSNTQGLNLTTLVNQDPTNFGVEDAQSFLTNVNDAIKKVDDNITDFKQTQEKLEDTRKDLLSKRETTINTTNLFADYSKDSTSFSKQNIFSLAGSIGISQANLNQDMVSKLLK; this is translated from the coding sequence ATGAAAATAAATGATTCTATCTCTTTAAATCAAGATTTATATATAAATGCTTCTCGTACTTTAGCAAATCCATCTTCTTATGGAACTGAAGAAAAAAATTCAGCTTATAGTATAAATATTAATCCTCAATTATCTACAAGAGCTGTTAACACCTATGAAAATGAGATTAAAAATACAAACCAAGCAATGGCCGCAAATCAAACTACAACAAATGCAATGGAAAAACAATCAGAGATTTTGAATAATATAAAAGAAAAACTTCAAAAATCTACAGAATTAACAAATAGTGAAGATAAACAAAATCTTTTAAAAGATATTCAAATAAAACTAAAAGATTTAGATGATATTGCAAAAAATACAACTTTTAATAGTCAAAATTTACTTCAAAATAGCCAAACAGATAGTTCAGCATCACAAGCAACTTCTTATCAAGTTGGTTTAGGAAAAGGTCAAGTTGTAGAAATCCCATCTTTACAATCAAATACTCAAGGTTTAAATCTTACAACTTTAGTAAATCAAGACCCGACAAATTTTGGTGTTGAAGATGCACAAAGTTTTTTAACGAATGTAAATGATGCTATAAAAAAAGTAGATGACAATATAACTGATTTTAAACAGACTCAAGAAAAGCTTGAAGACACAAGAAAAGATCTGCTTTCAAAAAGAGAAACAACAATAAACACAACAAATCTTTTTGCAGATTATTCAAAAGACTCAACAAGTTTTTCTAAACAAAATATCTTCTCACTTGCTGGTTCAATAGGAATATCTCAAGCAAATCTAAATCAAGATATGGTTTCAAAACTTCTTAAATAA
- a CDS encoding FecCD family ABC transporter permease yields the protein MKAFLYILGLIIIFISPFLGETQINIKDIFEFSNSSNMVFWDLRVARVILAFFVGGILALSGLIFQIIFKNELITPYTLGIASGTTLFTAIGIILLPTMYIFISSILGSLFTILVLYIISKIINKTSIGSSTNSILLIGIALSYFYASALMLVFYMSSLQENYSIVRFTLGSLDTVGFSNSFVIFFVSIVFYVIIYLYKNKIKLLLISNDMAFLKGLNVDKTNLTLLVVVSLCVGITISFTGPIGFIGLVIPHIVKIIYKKSAEKLFFPTFFFGGVFLVFSDLISRNLNTDSTLPIGVVTAFIGAPFFIYLLIKRDKKIY from the coding sequence ATGAAAGCTTTTTTATATATTTTAGGATTAATAATAATTTTTATATCACCATTTTTAGGTGAAACTCAAATAAATATAAAAGATATATTTGAGTTTTCAAATAGTTCAAATATGGTATTTTGGGATTTGAGAGTTGCAAGAGTGATTTTGGCTTTTTTTGTTGGTGGAATTTTAGCTTTAAGTGGATTGATTTTTCAAATTATTTTTAAAAATGAGTTAATTACGCCTTATACTTTAGGAATTGCAAGTGGAACTACACTTTTTACTGCTATTGGTATAATATTGTTACCTACAATGTATATTTTTATTTCTTCTATTTTAGGTTCACTTTTTACTATTTTAGTTTTATATATTATTTCAAAGATTATAAATAAAACTTCTATTGGAAGTTCGACAAATTCGATATTGTTAATAGGAATTGCTTTATCATATTTTTATGCTTCAGCTTTGATGTTAGTTTTTTATATGAGTAGTTTACAAGAAAATTATTCAATAGTTAGATTTACTCTTGGAAGTTTAGATACAGTTGGTTTTTCTAATAGTTTTGTAATCTTTTTTGTAAGTATAGTGTTTTATGTGATAATTTATTTATATAAAAATAAAATCAAACTTTTACTTATTTCAAATGATATGGCATTTTTAAAAGGCTTGAATGTTGATAAAACAAACTTAACTTTATTAGTCGTTGTATCTTTGTGTGTTGGTATAACTATTAGTTTCACAGGACCCATTGGCTTTATAGGACTTGTGATTCCTCATATTGTAAAAATAATTTATAAAAAAAGTGCAGAAAAACTTTTTTTTCCAACTTTCTTTTTTGGTGGAGTTTTTTTAGTTTTTAGTGATTTAATTTCAAGAAATTTAAATACAGATTCAACTTTACCTATTGGAGTTGTAACAGCTTTTATTGGAGCTCCATTTTTTATATATTTACTTATAAAAAGAGATAAAAAAATTTATTGA
- a CDS encoding DEAD/DEAH box helicase, with product MKTFASLELNKNVLKAIEELDYKEPTDIQKKVIPIALKKRDIIAAAQSGTGKTAAFLLPILEELIEQKQTNELPILRTLILVPTRELATQIGKVIDDYAKYLDIKRLAIFGGVSSKEQEKKLSNGIDILVSTSGRLLEHIKNKNVNLSSVTTVVIDEVDTMLDMGFLEDLEKILPNIGQNRQIMMFSATLNQNVKKLAKEFLSDPVVIEVAKQRSSVKIIDQQIVLVDEDKKAELLSYLIGSRNYSQVLVFVNMKKEADDLVAHLNLDGLPAECIHGDIRQTARAKALRKFKSGDIRVLVATDIAARGIDIELLPVVVNFALPETITDYTHRIGRTGRAGNAGTAITLLSVKDYKFMIEIEKELIINIPRIEVEGFEATEKKPRLFKARPKPLSQRKAESKAKEQNKTAKTSTKKRKITKRDSNKNFRK from the coding sequence ATAAAAACTTTTGCATCATTAGAATTAAATAAAAATGTATTAAAAGCTATTGAAGAATTAGATTACAAAGAACCAACAGATATTCAAAAAAAAGTAATTCCAATTGCTTTAAAAAAAAGAGATATTATAGCTGCTGCACAAAGTGGTACAGGTAAAACTGCTGCTTTTTTATTACCGATTTTAGAAGAGTTAATAGAACAAAAACAGACAAATGAATTACCTATTTTAAGAACTTTGATATTAGTTCCTACAAGAGAGTTAGCAACTCAAATAGGAAAAGTTATTGATGATTATGCAAAATATTTAGATATTAAAAGACTAGCTATTTTTGGTGGTGTTTCATCGAAAGAACAAGAAAAAAAGTTATCAAATGGAATTGATATTTTAGTTTCAACTTCAGGAAGATTGTTAGAACATATTAAAAATAAAAATGTTAATTTATCAAGTGTAACGACAGTTGTGATTGATGAAGTTGATACTATGCTTGATATGGGATTTTTAGAAGATTTAGAGAAAATTTTACCAAATATCGGACAAAATAGACAAATTATGATGTTTAGTGCAACCTTAAATCAAAATGTAAAAAAACTTGCAAAAGAGTTTTTATCTGATCCTGTAGTTATCGAAGTAGCAAAACAACGTTCAAGTGTAAAAATCATTGACCAACAAATAGTATTAGTTGATGAAGATAAAAAGGCTGAACTATTATCTTATTTGATTGGTTCAAGAAACTATTCACAAGTTTTAGTTTTTGTTAATATGAAAAAAGAAGCTGATGATTTAGTAGCTCATCTAAATCTTGATGGTCTTCCTGCTGAATGTATTCATGGAGATATTAGACAAACAGCACGTGCAAAAGCTTTAAGAAAATTCAAATCAGGTGATATTAGAGTTTTAGTTGCAACAGATATAGCCGCACGTGGAATTGATATAGAACTTTTACCAGTAGTTGTAAATTTTGCTTTACCTGAAACAATAACTGACTATACTCATAGAATTGGAAGAACTGGACGAGCTGGAAATGCTGGAACAGCAATCACACTTTTAAGTGTAAAAGATTATAAATTTATGATTGAAATAGAAAAAGAGTTGATTATAAATATTCCAAGAATTGAAGTTGAAGGTTTTGAAGCAACAGAAAAAAAACCAAGACTTTTTAAAGCAAGACCAAAACCATTGAGTCAAAGAAAAGCAGAATCTAAAGCAAAAGAACAAAATAAAACAGCTAAAACATCAACAAAAAAAAGAAAAATAACAAAAAGAGATTCTAATAAAAATTTTAGGAAATAA
- a CDS encoding helix-turn-helix domain-containing protein: MLHLRLKEAREKAGLTLEELSKRVNISKRTLQNYESNKNEPTVSIVSKIAKYCFVDEIYLLTGNDDIEINYEKEILKILNNATKEEKAYIYYLIKIEHIRNKIF, translated from the coding sequence ATGTTACATTTAAGATTAAAAGAAGCAAGAGAAAAAGCGGGATTGACTCTCGAAGAATTATCTAAAAGAGTTAATATTTCAAAAAGAACTCTTCAAAATTATGAATCAAATAAGAACGAACCAACTGTAAGTATAGTTAGTAAAATAGCAAAATATTGCTTTGTTGATGAAATATATTTGCTTACAGGAAATGATGATATAGAAATAAATTACGAAAAAGAGATTTTAAAAATATTAAATAATGCAACAAAAGAGGAAAAAGCCTATATTTACTATTTAATTAAAATAGAACACATTAGAAATAAAATATTTTAA
- a CDS encoding sensor histidine kinase, with translation MLQEKRQILQTYSNSLISNLKELHINIDKDNIYPRDEKYKSAIYDSDKKKIFSTLQSQIVKLDDVIYLKNDKIHFIKEPESYYLGSKYVVIEIPDDNIWFENIKYKMIISFFCAFLFMIFIGYFISKLFLKPMRDALHLLDRFIKDTTHELNTPVTAIITNIETIDKSLLDDKTLRKINRIEIGAKTISNIYEDLTFVTLNNQIISNNENINLSNILRQRVDFFLSIANMKKIRFETNIKDNVFIFCDVKKISKLIDNLLSNAIKYNKNSGFIKVILAKNSMIIEDSGKGMSSENLENLFDRYQRFDKSVGGFGIGLNIVSLIAKEYDFKIDVTSQLGVGTKVKVRW, from the coding sequence ATGTTGCAAGAAAAAAGACAAATTCTACAAACTTATTCAAATAGTTTAATTTCAAATTTAAAAGAACTTCATATAAATATAGATAAAGACAATATTTATCCAAGAGATGAAAAATATAAATCTGCTATTTATGATAGTGATAAAAAAAAGATTTTTTCAACTTTACAATCACAAATAGTTAAATTAGATGATGTAATATATTTAAAAAATGACAAAATTCATTTTATAAAAGAACCAGAATCTTACTATTTGGGTTCAAAATATGTAGTTATAGAAATTCCTGATGATAATATTTGGTTTGAAAATATTAAATATAAGATGATAATATCTTTTTTCTGTGCATTTTTATTTATGATTTTTATAGGATATTTTATCTCTAAATTGTTTTTAAAACCAATGCGTGATGCTTTACATCTACTTGATAGATTTATAAAAGATACAACTCATGAACTAAATACTCCTGTAACTGCCATAATTACAAATATAGAAACAATAGATAAAAGTTTGTTAGATGATAAAACCTTACGAAAAATAAATAGAATAGAAATAGGAGCAAAAACTATTTCAAATATATATGAAGATTTGACTTTTGTTACTTTAAATAATCAAATAATTTCAAATAATGAAAATATAAATCTATCAAATATACTAAGACAAAGAGTTGATTTCTTTTTAAGTATTGCAAATATGAAAAAGATTAGATTTGAAACAAATATAAAAGATAATGTATTTATTTTCTGTGATGTTAAAAAAATATCAAAACTAATAGATAATTTACTTTCAAATGCAATTAAATACAATAAAAATTCTGGATTTATCAAAGTTATACTTGCTAAAAATAGTATGATAATTGAAGATAGTGGAAAAGGAATGAGTAGTGAAAATCTTGAAAACCTTTTTGATAGATATCAAAGATTTGATAAAAGTGTAGGTGGCTTTGGAATAGGCTTAAATATTGTATCTTTAATAGCAAAAGAGTATGATTTTAAAATAGATGTAACTTCACAATTAGGAGTTGGAACAAAGGTAAAAGTAAGATGGTAA
- a CDS encoding DUF1104 domain-containing protein, which translates to MKKIFLMGLLVAGFAFAKENYSEMSTQELIEIIGFVDEKDKSAFFKELDFRIPKMTVNEKTQYEKRLNEDKNPKEKQIEDEE; encoded by the coding sequence ATGAAAAAGATTTTTCTTATGGGATTGTTGGTTGCTGGTTTTGCTTTTGCAAAAGAGAATTATTCTGAGATGAGTACGCAAGAGTTAATAGAAATTATTGGTTTTGTAGATGAAAAAGACAAAAGTGCCTTTTTTAAAGAGTTGGATTTTAGGATTCCAAAAATGACTGTAAATGAAAAAACTCAATATGAAAAAAGATTAAATGAAGACAAAAACCCCAAAGAGAAGCAAATAGAAGATGAAGAGTAA
- a CDS encoding glycine zipper 2TM domain-containing protein, whose amino-acid sequence MKKILAMFLVSSSLVFADNNSIGLDTVVGATLGVAIGNQIGSGNGKDVAKVAGGLLGAVIANNSRNTAPTTYYNNNYPNNGYSNGGTTYVNNNYYSEPYYNPPSSQVTIIYNDPYPPRYFGPPMGYYRPYYPPHRFGHYPKKVIHGGFYYER is encoded by the coding sequence ATGAAAAAGATTCTAGCAATGTTTTTAGTTTCTAGTTCTTTGGTTTTTGCAGACAATAACTCTATTGGTTTAGATACAGTTGTTGGAGCAACTCTTGGTGTTGCTATTGGGAATCAAATTGGAAGTGGAAATGGAAAAGATGTTGCAAAAGTAGCTGGTGGATTGTTAGGTGCAGTTATTGCAAATAATTCAAGAAATACAGCTCCGACAACATATTACAATAATAATTATCCAAATAATGGTTATAGTAATGGTGGAACAACTTATGTAAATAATAACTACTATTCTGAGCCATATTATAATCCACCTAGTTCACAAGTAACAATTATTTATAATGATCCATATCCTCCAAGATATTTTGGTCCTCCAATGGGATATTATAGACCTTATTATCCACCACATAGATTTGGTCACTATCCAAAAAAAGTTATTCATGGTGGGTTTTATTATGAAAGATAG
- a CDS encoding response regulator transcription factor, whose product MKSKILLLEDDCNLSETVSEYLLDEGFDVTCVYDGDEAIASIYEHNYDLLLLDVNVPNKNGFDVLKEVRVQNDTVPAIFITSLNSVDSLEEGFSSGCDDYIRKPFALKELLIRIQTLLKREFVKKDEIVITPNITFDVISNELKCDGEEIKLNLKELKLLKILLQHPNELLPHDKIYSYVWEYDEEYSDNSLRTYIKNLRKILGSEKIVSVKKLGYRFNQE is encoded by the coding sequence ATGAAGAGTAAAATATTATTATTAGAAGATGATTGTAACTTAAGTGAAACTGTAAGTGAATATTTACTCGATGAAGGTTTTGATGTAACTTGTGTTTATGATGGAGATGAAGCAATAGCATCTATTTATGAACATAATTATGATTTACTTTTACTTGATGTAAATGTACCAAATAAAAATGGATTTGATGTATTAAAAGAAGTTAGAGTTCAAAATGATACAGTTCCAGCTATTTTTATAACATCTTTAAATTCTGTAGATTCACTTGAAGAAGGATTTTCTAGCGGTTGTGATGATTATATTAGAAAACCTTTTGCTTTAAAAGAGCTTTTAATTCGTATTCAAACTTTATTAAAAAGAGAGTTTGTAAAAAAAGATGAAATAGTTATTACTCCAAATATAACTTTTGATGTAATTTCAAATGAATTAAAGTGTGACGGTGAAGAGATTAAACTTAATTTAAAAGAGTTAAAACTTTTAAAGATACTTTTACAACATCCAAATGAGCTTTTGCCACATGATAAAATATATAGTTATGTTTGGGAATATGATGAAGAGTATAGCGATAACTCTTTAAGAACTTATATTAAAAATCTTAGAAAAATATTAGGAAGTGAAAAAATTGTTAGCGTTAAGAAACTTGGATATAGATTTAACCAAGAGTGA
- a CDS encoding ABC transporter ATP-binding protein, which translates to MNKKISLKYIFKLLLENKKPLIFGQIITIFAILISIPIPLLLPLLVDEVLLEKPAFIVNNLKDLGIESILYYIVIVTFMVLFLRFAHLLLGVITTKIFTKISKYVTFNIRKKLLNHLKIVNMNEYESLGSGSIAANLITDVNTLDNFIVSSSSKLVTSTLTLLAVAIVIIKIDLILGLMILFIQPIIMILSKKIVNKTGELKKEENKTIELFQNNINETLDLFGQIKASNKENFFFENSIKKAKDIQIASNEFNYKSVAYERFSFTIFLFAFEIFRGVGLIMVAYSDLSIGLMFAMFGYIWFIMTPIQDILTIQYSLASAKAAINRINKILDLECEKTGKIVLDKNSKKVDISIRNLSFSYKKDKETLKDISFDIKSGEKIAIIGSSGSGKTTISQIISGFYAKTSGDILYNNISVDEIDKHSLRDNIFLVLQMPILFNNTLRFNITMGDDSISDEKIYEALKIAQLYDTIINMSEKLDTIVGKYGIRLSGGQRQRLSISRMIIANPNVIIFDESTSALDVHTETKLFSDLEEFLKDKTVITIAHRLSTVKNASYVYVLEDGKLVQQGTHKELEQKEGHYLEFVKQQLI; encoded by the coding sequence ATGAATAAGAAAATATCATTAAAATATATATTTAAACTTTTACTAGAAAATAAAAAACCACTAATTTTTGGACAAATAATAACAATATTTGCGATTTTAATAAGCATTCCAATTCCCCTACTTTTGCCTTTACTTGTAGATGAAGTTTTACTTGAAAAACCAGCTTTTATAGTAAATAATTTAAAAGATTTAGGAATAGAATCTATTTTGTATTATATTGTAATTGTAACATTTATGGTTTTATTTTTAAGATTTGCACATTTGCTTTTAGGAGTAATTACAACAAAAATATTTACAAAGATTTCAAAATATGTAACTTTCAATATACGAAAAAAACTTTTAAATCATCTAAAAATAGTAAATATGAATGAATATGAAAGTTTAGGAAGTGGTAGTATTGCTGCAAATTTGATAACAGATGTTAATACTTTAGATAATTTTATAGTTTCAAGTTCAAGTAAACTTGTAACTTCAACACTAACATTATTAGCTGTTGCTATTGTTATTATAAAAATAGATTTGATTTTAGGATTGATGATTTTATTTATTCAACCAATTATTATGATTTTATCAAAAAAGATTGTAAATAAGACAGGAGAATTAAAAAAGGAAGAGAATAAAACAATAGAACTATTTCAAAATAATATAAATGAAACTTTGGATCTTTTTGGGCAAATAAAAGCAAGTAATAAAGAAAATTTCTTTTTTGAAAACTCTATAAAAAAAGCAAAAGATATTCAAATAGCTTCAAATGAATTCAACTATAAAAGTGTAGCTTACGAAAGATTTTCTTTTACTATTTTTTTATTTGCTTTTGAAATATTTAGAGGTGTTGGTTTAATTATGGTTGCATATAGTGATTTATCAATTGGTTTAATGTTTGCAATGTTTGGATATATTTGGTTTATTATGACTCCAATTCAAGATATATTAACTATTCAATACTCACTTGCAAGTGCAAAAGCTGCTATCAATAGAATAAATAAAATTTTAGATTTAGAGTGTGAAAAAACTGGAAAAATAGTACTTGATAAAAATAGTAAAAAAGTAGATATTTCTATAAGAAACTTATCTTTTTCATATAAAAAAGATAAAGAGACTTTAAAAGATATCTCTTTTGATATAAAAAGTGGTGAAAAAATAGCAATAATTGGTTCAAGTGGGAGTGGGAAAACTACAATTTCACAAATAATTTCAGGATTTTATGCAAAAACAAGTGGAGATATTTTGTATAACAATATAAGTGTTGATGAAATAGATAAACATAGTTTAAGAGATAATATTTTTTTAGTTTTACAAATGCCTATATTATTTAATAATACTTTACGATTTAATATCACTATGGGAGATGATAGTATAAGTGATGAAAAAATATATGAAGCTTTAAAAATAGCACAACTTTATGATACAATTATTAATATGAGTGAAAAACTTGATACTATTGTTGGAAAATATGGAATTAGATTAAGTGGAGGTCAGCGACAAAGATTATCTATTTCAAGAATGATAATAGCAAATCCAAATGTAATAATATTTGATGAATCAACTTCTGCACTTGATGTTCATACAGAAACAAAACTTTTTAGTGATTTAGAAGAGTTTTTAAAAGATAAAACTGTTATTACAATAGCTCATAGATTAAGTACAGTTAAAAATGCTTCTTATGTTTATGTACTTGAAGATGGGAAATTAGTTCAACAAGGAACTCATAAAGAATTAGAACAAAAAGAAGGTCACTACTTAGAGTTTGTAAAACAACAATTAATTTAA
- a CDS encoding SixA phosphatase family protein has protein sequence MKKLVLIRHAKSDWSNPFLDDYLRPLNKKGKKNAPLMAKVLKEKNIKPDLIISSPSIRTKQTLEYFIKEFNYNDEVKFEESIYEAPYENLLKVIKDIPHSYKTVFLIGHNPGLCDLTNFLVDKSFENIPTCGIVEIDFDVKNWKDISKKNSNLISFEYPKKYQ, from the coding sequence ATGAAAAAATTAGTTTTAATTAGACATGCAAAATCTGACTGGTCGAACCCATTTTTAGATGATTATTTAAGACCTTTAAATAAAAAAGGCAAAAAAAATGCACCTTTAATGGCAAAAGTTTTAAAAGAAAAAAATATAAAACCAGATTTGATAATATCATCACCTTCAATTAGAACAAAACAAACTTTAGAATATTTTATAAAAGAATTTAATTATAACGATGAGGTAAAGTTTGAAGAATCTATTTATGAAGCACCTTATGAAAATCTTTTAAAAGTTATAAAAGATATTCCCCATAGCTATAAAACAGTATTCCTAATAGGACATAATCCTGGTCTTTGTGATTTAACAAATTTTTTAGTAGATAAAAGTTTTGAAAATATTCCAACTTGTGGTATTGTAGAAATAGATTTTGATGTTAAAAATTGGAAAGATATATCAAAAAAGAATTCTAATCTTATTTCTTTTGAATATCCTAAAAAATATCAATAA
- a CDS encoding GGDEF domain-containing protein, translated as MSIYTCSEDEIENIILITKNLVDKHSFFYNNLLKKIICKLDIEEIEIEKYLNQKNCPFNDFIKSFPNITLEENFEKLINTHEYFHKLLNKTLMNYINNKTIKEKLFDDLYIRHKDFINELDNIIFKYNFRKNQLDKLTLAWNREIFLELLEKEYFLMKREEASFSLVYFDIDFFKNINDTYFHDFGDFILRELIKYIKTKLRRYDSICRWGGDEFLVLLPKTNLKEATDIINRIRIKINKKRFILDKNNINITCSFGIVESTLNETIQEIITRADELLYKAKKLGKNRIEI; from the coding sequence ATGTCTATATATACTTGCTCAGAAGATGAAATAGAAAATATTATATTAATAACTAAAAATTTAGTTGATAAACACTCTTTTTTTTACAATAATCTACTAAAAAAAATTATATGTAAGCTCGATATAGAAGAAATAGAAATAGAAAAATATCTAAATCAAAAAAATTGTCCTTTTAATGATTTTATAAAATCATTTCCAAATATAACTTTAGAAGAAAACTTTGAGAAATTGATAAATACTCATGAATACTTTCATAAATTATTAAATAAAACACTAATGAACTATATAAATAATAAAACTATAAAAGAAAAATTATTTGATGATTTATATATTAGACATAAAGATTTTATAAATGAACTAGATAACATCATATTTAAATACAATTTCAGAAAAAATCAATTAGATAAACTTACTCTTGCATGGAACAGAGAAATTTTTCTAGAACTCTTAGAAAAAGAGTACTTTTTAATGAAAAGAGAAGAAGCAAGTTTTTCTTTAGTATATTTTGATATTGATTTTTTTAAAAACATAAATGATACATATTTTCATGATTTTGGCGATTTTATATTAAGAGAGTTAATAAAATATATAAAAACAAAGTTAAGAAGATATGATTCAATTTGCAGATGGGGTGGAGATGAATTTTTAGTTTTACTACCAAAAACTAATTTAAAAGAAGCTACAGATATTATAAATAGAATTAGAATAAAAATAAACAAAAAAAGATTTATTTTGGATAAAAATAATATAAATATCACTTGTTCTTTTGGTATAGTTGAATCAACTTTAAATGAAACAATACAAGAAATAATAACTAGAGCAGATGAACTTTTATATAAAGCAAAAAAGTTAGGAAAAAATAGAATAGAAATATAA